The sequence below is a genomic window from Xylocopa sonorina isolate GNS202 chromosome 15, iyXylSono1_principal, whole genome shotgun sequence.
TAAAGAAAACATTTTACAGTACGTAGGGATGCAACCCAAGAGGAGTGATTTTACTTAAGAAAGAAGAGTAAAAATTTACAATAATGTTTTATTATATAAAACTTAATCTTTAAGTAAATCAATGTtgaaaatttattaatttatatttttattcattATAATGTATACTTATAaaaacacacatatatatatacatatatatgtacattatatcaatatatatgtatatatatatatatatatgaaatatcACTTTCAAATCTCAGTGAAGAAAATAACTATaagttatatatgtatatatatatgtatatggatATGTTAATGCATGTTTATCATATTGAATAATGAAGGATGCATAATAATGAAACAAAGGTATCTTTTAATTAGAAGTAGTTTTTTATTAATGTAAAGATTGTTCAACATTTTTGACTACCaataattctaaaattattCCAATTTTCTATCAACATAACTATGTGTAACATGTTACATTCCTCTTACTATATATTTGTTGAAACATCAACATCGGTTTACTCAAAAAGAATATTTAATATACAAAAGTGTCACTTTTTTTCTTACATAAAATCACACCCTTTCAAGTTATATCACCTCTTTGATAATACCCTGTATAAGAATAAAGATACTGCTTCAtttaatcatgttatatattagtTTAAAAATACATTTACTTACTTGAAAAACATCGCTCGAAGCACAGAGTATAAGACGATGCGCTGGATATTCAATACCATCAACAACAAGACATATATCATTCATAAGACGTTCTGCATATAATGTTGCTATCTTCAATAGAACTGTACGTGAATTATCAACCtaaggaaaagatataatttttattctaTAGATAAAttcatgtatttgtttatagTCTTTGTATTAGagaataatattaatttacaaTAACCTCTATCGAATTTGAACTTTCACATTCACCAATATTATTTGAAATATTATTGGATTCTTCTGTCTGCTTGCTCGTATCCATTTCTGAGGCATCTGTCATCCTTGATCATCACTTAATTTTTTCTCCTATTTATTTCTGTATTTCAACTGTTATTCTGTTCTCTATATCACAGTATAGAATTTTTTTGACAACCGGAACAATTGTTCTAATAAACTGTTTGGAACCTCTTTTCTACATATGCTTCCCAAAAGTTGCATAACTATAAGAAAAACGAATATACAAAGAATTATATGTGCATATTTAATAACAAAAAGAGTACTATAATCATGTTTATACGAGCAAAATATGAGTTATACTATTATGTGTATATATGCTATACTCACTCCATAATATAAAAATTACTATTgtttagaataataaataattattcaCACATATATACTACTTGAAAATATTTAGGTAATAAATACATCAAATATGCATCTGTCTTCATTTACAAATTAATATACTAGGTTAACATTATGTATACGTTTAGACAAGCATCGTCTATACGATTTACTAGAGAAAAAGGTAATACGTTACATCTGATAATAGTCAGCTATGTATATTTACCTTAGAAAATAGCAATAAAATATAATTGTTGATGACTTTTAATTTATTAAGAGTATGCATCTACAATTGAAGAACATTCTTAGTAAATTTACTATACACAAAATGCAATGTGCGATACATCAATCGTTTCACCATGATGGATAGGTTATGGAAACAGGAAACTTATTTTACAGAAAATTATTTTCACTGAGAATTATTGAAATCTACAATTATCGCACCGAAACCAATCGTTCAAAGATGGCAGCAATTTCTATGCCATTGTAACCAACAGAAGAAAAGCATGACTAACACTGCCGATGCACTAAACATAACCCACTTTAttaaataatgtaaaaataggGATTGCAATGCGATGAAAGTTTGAACCAAGTTTAAAATGTGACATAAAATACATCGATCGATTCTTGATTATTTCTTATATATCTCATGAATATGATTTGAACATAATCTTCATTTAAGCATATTGTGCACGACCCagacaacacaactttgtcagagtaagagcactgtgataTTATTCGCGCCGCGTGACATCACTATTCATAGTTAATCTACCGCCACATTCGATTATGACTGTGACGGCAGGTGACGCGGTGATTATTTGAGAATCAAACTAATAAACTGtcgagtttagtcatttttaatattcgtttataatttggaTGGAAAAATGTCACCCTACATCAATGCTGAGAAAATTCAAAATGAACATAATTGGTACACACATAATCGGCACTTGAACGGTACCACGTGCCCTTCAGTGCAATTACACATGTGCAATAAGTGATATCACTGTGGTGTTACGGAACCTGGGGGCACCACCGTACTACGCTGGTgctttttcgaagtgttatgcgattCACTGTATTGTCTgggtatatatgtgtgtgtaccTATTTCTTAATTGTATACACATAAGAAATTCCAGATGTTAAAGACTTAGCATTTGACGTTTCGGTACAATAAAATAGTAAATACTTAAATTTGATCTCCCAGAGAATACTGTAATCATGAGTTCGGCAAAAGACGACGAAGATTTTTGGTACAGTAGCGAGAAACGATCTTTCTCTTTTGACAACAATGAGGTTAGGttaatgaaatgaaaaaataattcaataacaattttaattggtatgtaaaaaaaatttataatgTCGGGTCACGTTTGTAGGTGGATCAGCTGTTTGGAGTATCAAAAACCGATACGGACAAGCTATGGGCGGGGATATCAAATACGCCGCAATCGGAAGGATCTTTAAAAGCTGGGAACGATTATCAGCCACTTAAGCCTATGTTATCTATTATCTCGGAAGAAACTCTTTCTTGCAGTATGTCAGTAAAGTCACATATAAGTCAAGATACAAGATGCAGTAGtttgaatttttattatttccatTGACTATTGATTTAATGATGAAAGCATCAAATGTATGTGCTAAACGATCATTTATCATTTGTAGTTTTAGCTATGGATAAAGTGCAAAATATTCATCTGGAAACAGCTAGTATACAACCAGATGTCACTCTTAGAAAAATTTTATTAGGTCAACCATACTCTTTGGAACAATATAAATCACTAGCTAGTAAAACTGCTTTACTGGATGCAGCAATAATAAATGGCAATGGAAATGCAATTTTAATAGTAATATGCTTATTTTCATAATTTTCATAacatttcatatatatatacacacacataatAAGTAAAATGTGCTTTAGATTATCCTATTTCTGACAAAAACTCTCAAAAGAACTTTAGTTCAGAGAATATTAGCCGAGAGACCAGATGCAGTAAACATCTATATAAGATATCTCTCCATAAGATTGCAACTAAATGAAATCACAGACATTTTAACGTATGTATCGGAATACGTACATTTTTCTATTCTATTCTTGTTTTTGAAGCAATTGATATTCTTTGCAGAATGCTGGGACAATCGATGGATGCTGCTGTAagtttttatataatataaaatttaaaacCTCTGTTAACAAACTAATACACTTTACACtgtatttgttatattttagaTGAAAACTTTGCATATTATAATAAAAGATACTAGAGATTCTGATAGACTGTTGTTCAAACTTCGAAACAGTTATAAGACACAATTCTCTACATTAACTGAATGCAAAGAGGCTTTATTCGTTCAGTCCTACATAAAGTTACTTGGTAACTATATTCTTTGTACCAAAATAATTTACTTGAAAACCATAGTGGCGTAAGACAGGAGAACaaacaattaaattaaattatgatTCTTGGCTTAGCATATACCATAATTGAGTTATGAATTATATAGTATAATGAATTAAATAGAAGTTTATTCGTTACTAGAATGGCAAATGGCAGTGAAAAAAATCGTTGgaaatgaaaatattgaacTAAATTCATCTGTTCTTGATTGTCTAAGACATGCGTGCAAAGGTCATTGGAACTTACCAGAGGGGACATTAATCACTCCTACAATTTTATCGCAACAGCATGATGTTTCCCCAAGACAATATCAAAAGGTTGCATTAGAAGTTAAAGCATTAGCCAATGAATGGGATGAGATTGACAAATTACTTTTAACGaaggtaatatattttgtattaaATATCATGTCTGTATAAAAGTTTACTAATTCTTAGTTATTAGGGATGGCTAGGAAGCAAAAAGTTACAAATTCATCTACCTATTGAAGATGTGCTGAAAGTATTACACAAAAATAATGCACCCTCTGATGTTCTTGAAAAATATCTAAAATATG
It includes:
- the LOC143430557 gene encoding spermatogenesis-defective protein 39 homolog isoform X1; protein product: MSSAKDDEDFWYSSEKRSFSFDNNEVDQLFGVSKTDTDKLWAGISNTPQSEGSLKAGNDYQPLKPMLSIISEETLSCSMSVKSHISQDTRCILAMDKVQNIHLETASIQPDVTLRKILLGQPYSLEQYKSLASKTALLDAAIINGNGNAILIIILFLTKTLKRTLVQRILAERPDAVNIYIRYLSIRLQLNEITDILTMLGQSMDAAMKTLHIIIKDTRDSDRLLFKLRNSYKTQFSTLTECKEALFVQSYIKLLEWQMAVKKIVGNENIELNSSVLDCLRHACKGHWNLPEGTLITPTILSQQHDVSPRQYQKVALEVKALANEWDEIDKLLLTKGWLGSKKLQIHLPIEDVLKVLHKNNAPSDVLEKYLKYVDNVERRLELAKNMHCFRIAIDILVQQADRIALLEYKTKLQPQSEEYFYAESALRLPSVKWKS
- the LOC143430557 gene encoding spermatogenesis-defective protein 39 homolog isoform X2 encodes the protein MSSAKDDEDFWYSSEKRSFSFDNNEVDQLFGVSKTDTDKLWAGISNTPQSEGSLKAGNDYQPLKPMLSIISEETLSCILAMDKVQNIHLETASIQPDVTLRKILLGQPYSLEQYKSLASKTALLDAAIINGNGNAILIIILFLTKTLKRTLVQRILAERPDAVNIYIRYLSIRLQLNEITDILTMLGQSMDAAMKTLHIIIKDTRDSDRLLFKLRNSYKTQFSTLTECKEALFVQSYIKLLEWQMAVKKIVGNENIELNSSVLDCLRHACKGHWNLPEGTLITPTILSQQHDVSPRQYQKVALEVKALANEWDEIDKLLLTKGWLGSKKLQIHLPIEDVLKVLHKNNAPSDVLEKYLKYVDNVERRLELAKNMHCFRIAIDILVQQADRIALLEYKTKLQPQSEEYFYAESALRLPSVKWKS